The following proteins are encoded in a genomic region of Hippopotamus amphibius kiboko isolate mHipAmp2 chromosome 8, mHipAmp2.hap2, whole genome shotgun sequence:
- the CRYBA4 gene encoding beta-crystallin A4 — MFSGSISEASMSLQCTKSAGHWKIVVWDEESFQGRRHEFTAECPSVLELGFETVRSLKVLSGAWVGFEHAGFQGQQYVLERGEYPSWDAWSGNTSYPSERLTSFRPVACANHRDSRLTIFEQENFLGRKGELSDDYPSLQAMGWDGNEVGSFHVHSGAWVCSQFPGYRGFQYVLECDHHSGDYKHFREWGSHAQTFQVQSIRRIQQ; from the exons ATGTTCTCTGGGTCCATCTCG GAAGCAAGCATGTCTCTGCAGTGCACCAAGTCAGCGGGACACTGGAAG ATTGTGGTGTGGGACGAGGAAAGCTTCCAAGGCCGAAGGCATGAGTTCACAGCTGAATGCCCCAGCGTGCTGGAGCTTGGTTTTGAGACTGTGCGATCTTTGAAAGTGCTGAGTGGAGC GTGGGTGGGGTTTGAGCACGCTGGCTTCCAAGGGCAGCAGTATGTGCTGGAGCGGGGTGAGTACCCATCCTGGGACGCCTGGAGCGGCAACACATCCTACCCCTCTGAGAGGCTCACCTCCTTCCGGCCTGTGGCCTGCGCT AACCACCGCGACTCGAGGCTGACCATCTTTGAGCAAGAGAACTTCCTGGGCAGAAAAGGAGAGCTGAGCGATGACTACCCCTCCCTCCAGGCCATGGGCTGGGATGGCAATGAAGTGGGCTCCTTCCACGTCCACTCGGGGGC CTGGGTTTGCTCCCAGTTTCCTGGCTACCGAGGTTTTCAGTATGTGCTGGAGTGTGACCACCACTCAGGCGACTACAAGCATTTCCGGGAGTGGGGCTCTCATGCCCAGACCTTCCAGGTGCAAAGCATCCGAAGGATCCAGCAGTGA